A genomic segment from Pyxidicoccus trucidator encodes:
- the rplL gene encoding 50S ribosomal protein L7/L12 gives MADLNSIVDQLSSLTVMEAAELVKQLESKWGVSAAAVAVAAGPAAAAAAPAEEKTEFTVVLANAGANKINVIKEIRAITGLGLKEAKDLVEGAPKNVKEGVNKDDAKKIKDQLTAAGATVEVK, from the coding sequence ATGGCTGACCTGAATTCGATTGTTGACCAGCTCTCCTCGCTGACCGTCATGGAGGCTGCGGAGCTGGTGAAGCAGCTGGAGTCCAAGTGGGGCGTCTCCGCCGCTGCCGTCGCCGTGGCCGCCGGCCCGGCCGCCGCCGCCGCCGCTCCCGCCGAGGAGAAGACGGAGTTCACGGTGGTGCTGGCCAACGCCGGCGCCAACAAGATCAACGTCATCAAGGAGATCCGCGCCATCACCGGCCTGGGCCTGAAGGAGGCCAAGGACCTGGTCGAGGGCGCCCCGAAGAACGTCAAGGAAGGCGTCAACAAGGACGACGCCAAGAAGATCAAGGACCAGCTCACCGCGGCTGGCGCCACCGTCGAAGTCAAGTAA
- the rplJ gene encoding 50S ribosomal protein L10, protein MLKSEKEEMIKELHEKFSRTKSAVVAEFSKVDVETVTKLRKKFREGGVEYKVIKNTLARRAAQGTSVSVIADDFTGPVALCISYGDVVAPAKILTEFTKDLEDKIKIRVAVVEGRKVDVNGVKALAKLPGLPELRAQLLGMLNQPAGKLVRTIAAPGSQLARVLQAHADKSQG, encoded by the coding sequence GTGCTGAAGAGCGAGAAGGAAGAGATGATCAAGGAGCTCCACGAGAAGTTCTCGCGGACCAAGTCGGCCGTTGTCGCCGAGTTCTCCAAGGTGGACGTGGAGACGGTGACGAAGCTGCGCAAGAAGTTCCGCGAGGGCGGCGTCGAGTACAAGGTCATCAAGAACACGCTGGCGCGCCGTGCGGCGCAGGGCACGTCCGTGTCGGTCATCGCCGATGACTTCACGGGCCCCGTGGCCCTGTGCATCAGCTACGGCGATGTGGTGGCCCCGGCGAAGATCCTGACCGAGTTCACGAAGGACCTCGAGGACAAGATCAAGATCCGCGTCGCCGTCGTCGAAGGCCGCAAGGTCGACGTCAACGGCGTGAAGGCCCTGGCGAAGCTGCCGGGTCTGCCGGAGCTGCGCGCCCAGCTGCTGGGCATGCTGAACCAGCCGGCAGGCAAGCTGGTCCGGACGATTGCCGCCCCGGGTTCCCAGCTCGCGCGGGTGCTGCAGGCCCACGCGGACAAGTCGCAGGGGTAG